The Papaver somniferum cultivar HN1 unplaced genomic scaffold, ASM357369v1 unplaced-scaffold_107, whole genome shotgun sequence genome includes a region encoding these proteins:
- the LOC113328080 gene encoding interactor of constitutive active ROPs 2, chloroplastic-like has product MKSNVTKWVVRIRRVDGIAEDEKITRDVDWNSDSNRAARRSNDSSWLNFPVILEGSFISGRAADGSDNLLPEDFPLYHPWEFKLLENEEKKVADAKRVNSLDDKTLGKSKITPKKRASKSESKKTSLKDDISRKRARYESSASSETSDRDTFVSEEEVSIDSYRKKSDLFSGDSLATIGDDETNRSFKMISEICISARISYAISLDNERKLRRLQDENAKLKHEKSILSDVNANLIGENTKLKNENLTDSQLILQDRERNKELIDEAANLPDAETLLEHLNSSLNNYPIRGFENLSLEELRLKYTTLSERHKNALSAVNNFKRRFYEEREAIQVLEAKKNDLITQKHEIALRGAKALEQFQESIIEVKIERDSDCRERDTLIEERNLIQSQLLIKREAEFNWAARVLNDARYNLEKEKVYQKSISELKTRLAAKEEESSSRNSKYQQLKQNWFNLVQNNSNDANRSREAAVKRSFKDDIFASLKISLPSAYLAYTRLKALS; this is encoded by the exons ATGAAGAGTAATGTGACTAAGTGGGTTGTTCGCATAAGGAGAGTAGATGGTATCGCTGAAGATGAAAAGATTACGCGAGACGTTGATTGGAATTCAGATTCTAATCGCGCTGCTCGCAGATCCAATGACTCTAGTTGGCTTAATTTCCCTGTTATCTTAGAAGGGTCCTTTATATCTGGTAGAGCTGCAGATGGTTCTGACAATCTTCTGCCCGAAGATTTCCCTCTTTACCATCCTTGGGAATTTAAATTACTCGAAAACGAGGAAAAGAAAGTAGCG GATGCCAAAAGG gtgaaTTCTTTGGACGACAAAACTTTAGGCAAAAGCAAGATCACTCCTAAGaaacgcgcatcaaaatctgaatccAAGAAAACCTCGTTAAAAGATGATATCTCTAGAAAGCGTGCGAGGTATGAATCTTCTGCAAGTTCAGAAACTTCAGATAGAGATACTTTTGTTTCTGAGGAAGAGGTGTCGATTGATTCGTATCGAAAGAAGTCTGATCTTTTTTCTGGCGATTCTCTTGCTACTATTGGGGATGATGAAACGAATCGTTCCTTCAAGATGATCTCAGAGATCTGTATT AGTGCCCGCATATCTTATGCCATTTCTTTAGACAATGAAAGAAAACTTCGCAGGTTGCAGGATGAGAATGCCAAACTGAAACATGAGAAATCTATTCTTTCGGATGTGAATGCGAATCTTATAGGCGAGAATACAAAACTCAAAAATGAGAATTTAACTGATTCTCAATTGATTCTCCAAGATCGAGAAAGAAATAAGGAACTCATTG ATGAAGCGGCTAACCTTCCCGATGCTGAAACTCTTTTAGAACACCTCAATTCCTCTTTAAATAATTACCCTATTCGAGGATTTGAAAATCTTAGCTTGGAAGAACTAAGATTAAAATATACTACCCTTAGCGAACGCCATAAAAATGCATTATCCGCTGTTAATAATTTCAAACGACGTTTTTATGAGGAGAGAGAAGCAATTCAAGTATTGGAGGCGAAGAAGAACGATCTTATTACTCAAAAACATGAAATCGCTCTTAGGGGTGCGAAAGCACTAGAACAATTTCAAGAATCCATTATTGAGGTTAAGATAGAACGTGATTCAGATTGTCGTGAGAGAGACACTCTTATTGAGGAAAGAAACTTAATTCAATCTCAACTCCTTATAAAACGTGAAGCTGAGTTCAACTGGGCTGCTAGAGTTCTAAACGATGCTAGATATAatctag AGAAAGAGAAGGTATATCAAAAGAGTATTTCAGAGCTAAAAACTCGCTTGGCTGCTAAGGAAGAAGAATCATCTTCTCGTAACTCAAAGTATCAGCAACTGAAGCAGAATTGGTTTAACTTAGTCCAGAACAACAGTAACGATGCTAATCGTTCTCGTGAGGCCGctgttaaaaga